CGCTGGCCAACGGCGCCACCCAGGTGCTCTACGAGGGCACCCCCGACACCCCGCACCCCGGCCGGTGGTGGGAGATCATCGAGAAGTACCAGGTGAGCATCCTCTACACCGCGCCCACCGCCATCCGCACGTTCATGAAGATCGGCCGGCAGGAACCGCAGAAATTCGACCTGACCAGCCTGCGCCTGCTCGGTTCCGTGGGCGAGCCGATCAACCCCGAAGCCTGGATGTGGTACCGCGAGGTGATCGGCAATCAGCTCACCCCTGTGGTGGACACCTGGTGGCAGACCGAGACCGGCGCGATCATGATCAGCGCCCTGCCCGGCATCACCGAGACCAAGCCGGGCGCGGCGCAGGTCGCCATCCCCGGCATCTCCATCGACGTGATCGGCGAGGACGGCCATCATGTCGGGCACGGCAACGGTGGCCTCCTCGTGGTCACCGAACCGTGGCCGTCGATGCTGCGCGGCATCTGGGGAGACCCGGAGCGATTCATCGAAACGTACTGGGAGAAGTTCCAGGATGCGCCGAACGGCCCGCTGTACTTCGCCGGCGACGGGGCCCGGCTCGACAGGGACGGCGACATCTGGCTGCTTGGCCGGGTCGACGACGTCATGAACGTGTCGGGGCACCGGCTGTCGACCGCGGAGATCGAGTCGTCGCTGGTGGCACACGCCACGGTGGCAGAGGCCGCAGTGGTGGGTGCGCACGACGAGACCACCGGGCAGGCGGTGGTGGCGTTCGTGATCATCAAGTACAGCCAGACGGATGCGGCGAGCCACGCCGACATCAGCGCCGTGCTCCGGGCACACGTGACGCTGCAGATCGGGGCGATCGCGCGGCCGCGGGAGATCTTCATCGTCAACGAGCTGCCGAAGACCCGCTCGGGCAAGATCATGCGGCGCCTGCTGCGCGATGTGGCCGAGGGCCGCGAGATCGGGGACACCACCACCCTCGCCGACACCTCGATCATGCAGATCATCACCGACAGCATGCGCTGACCCCTCGCGAGCCGTGAGTTGAGCACCGTCCCTCGGCCCGGGAGCGTGCTTACCTCACGGCTCGCGGGTGTGCTTGGAGGAAACGTTCACGAAGGGGCCCTAGCGTAAAGCGAATGTCTGCCGCCGAACCCCGCACCCGTCTTGTCGCCCTGGACGCCCTGCGTGGCGTCGCGGCCGTCGTGGTGCTCGTGCACCACGTGTCGATGACCGCTCCGTCCGTCTCGGCCGCGTACTCGTCCAGCGCGAATGTGGCAATCTTCTCCACGGGATGGTGGGCCACCCTCTCCCCGCTGAAGATCCTCTTCGCGGGCCCGGAGTTCGTGCTGGTGTTCTTCGTGCTCAGCGGTTTCGTGCTGGTGCTCAGCCCGCTGCGACGCTGGCCCTGGACACCGCGCTCCGGCCCGGGCACCGCCTCCGGCCGCGGCGCCGACACCGAGCCCGTCCTTGGCGCCGCGCCGGCCCACGGCTACGACTGGCTGGCCTACTACCCGCGCCGCATCATCCGCCTGTCCATCCCGGTGATCGTCTCGGTCGCGCTGGCCGCGATCTGGATCACCCTCGTGCCGCGCACCGTCACGGGCAGCGAGGGGGCCTGGATGGCGAAGCAGGGCAGCCCCGACCTGGGCATCGGCAACCTGCTGCGCGAGGCCAGCATTGTGGGGTTCACCGGCCGGCCCGACGTCAACCCGCCGCTCTGGTCGCTGGCCTGGGAGATGTGGTTCTCGCTGCTGCTCCCGGTGGGCGTGATCCTGGCCGTGGCCACCCGCCGGTGGACGCTGGCCTGGGTGGCCGTCATGCTCGGCGTCTCCACTGCCGGGTACCTCCTCGGTGCCGAGCCGCTGATGTACCTGCCCGCGTTCGGCCTCGGCGCGCTGATCGCCGCCAACCTGTCCACCCTGCAGGCGCGTTCGGCCCGCCTGCTGGAGCGACCCGGCGGCACGCTCGTATGGGGCCTGATCGCGGTGTCGGGGCCGGTGCTGCTCATCGCCTACTGGCTGGCCCGGCCGCTGCTCAGCGAGCCGTGGAACTCCCTGGCCCTGGCGCTGCGGGTGCCCGGTGCCGTGCTCATCGTCGCCACCGTGGCTCTCTGGCCGCCGGTGCAGCGGTTGCTCAGCGGCCGGCTGCTCCGATGGCTCGGCGCCATCAGCTTCAGCCTGTACCTCGTGCACTTCCCGGTGGTGGTCACCTTCGCGCAGCTCTTCGGCCCGGAACACTGGTGGTGGGGTGCGCTCATCTCGGTGCCGCTGAGCCTGGTGCTCGCGCAGCTCATGTACCGATGGGTGGAACTGCCCGCACAGGCGCTGGCCACACGGGCCGGCGCGGCCTTCTCGGCCGGCCATCCGCGCCCCGAAGCCGCCACCGCCTCAGAAAACCCGGCGACGCGTTGATCGAGCCTGTCGAGGTGCCGGTGGGTCTCGAAAGGCTCGACCAACGTGCGACAAGCTCGACCGACGACGCCGTGAGGTTGGCCGTTAGGCGAAGGAGACGATGAGCTCCACCTCGACGGGCGAGTCCAGCGGCAGCACGGCCACGCCCACGGCGGAGCGGGAATGCACGCCGATGGTGCCGAAGATCTCGCCGAGCACATCGGAGGCCCCGTTCACGACGCCGGGCTGGCCGGTGAAATCGGGGGCGGATGCGACGAAACCGGTGACCTTGACCACCTGGGTGATCCGGTCGAGCGACCCGATCACGCTCTGGATGGCAGCGAGCGCGTTGAGCGCGCACTGCCGGGCGTACTCCTTGGCGTCCGCGGCGGGCACGAGGCCGTGGCCGTCGCCGACCTTGCCCGTGGCGGGCAGCGCGCCGGACACCATCGGCAGCTGGCCGGAGGTGAAGACCAGCGAACCGCTCACGACGGCGGGCACATAGGACGCGACCGGCGGAACAACAGACGGCAGTTCGATTCCCAGCTCGGCCAGGCGAGCCTCTACCTGTGACATGGTCATGCTCCTTCCGCGCCCGCGACCGGGCGCTTGAGATAGGCGACGAGGCCGCCCTCAGGGCCGGTGACGACCTGCACGAGCTCCCAGCCGTCCGATCCCCAGTTGTTGAGGATCGCGGCGGTGTTGTGGATCATCAGCGGGGTGGTGAGGTACTCCCAGGCAGTCATGCGGCTCCGATTCAGGCTGTTTTTCAGAATTGTCCCTTACGCTCAATTGTATGTCTGCCAAAAAACGTACGGTTAGTGGAGCGCTCGGCGGTCTCCTGGGTTTCATCGGGATGAGCGCCGTGGCCGGAGTATTGGTCACCGTCGCGGTCACACCGGCCCTGGCGCTGTCCGGCATGACAGCGAACAACACGATCAACGCGTTCGAGAACCTGCCCGACTACCTCAAAGTCGACCAGTTGGCGCAGAAGAGCACTATCTACGCCGTGCAAAGCGATGGCACCCCTCTGGCCCTGGCCTCGTTCTACGACCAGAACCGGGTCGAGGTTCCCCTCGAGAGCATGAGTCAGTTCGTTCAGGATGCGGCGGTGTCTGGTGAAGACCCCCGCTTCTACGAACACGGCGGAGTCGACCTGCAGGGCACCATTCGCGGCGCCCTGTCCACGGTCACCGGTGGCGGCACGCAGGGTGGATCATCCATCACCCAGCAGTACGTGAAGAACGTACTCGTGCAGAAGTGCGAGGTTCTCAACGACCAGGCGGAATTGGACGCCTGTTACAACGAGGCCACCGAGACCTCTCCGGAGCGCAAGCTCAAGGAGATGCGACTGGCGATCGGCGTCGAGAAGACCTACAGCAAGGCTGAGATCCTGCAGGGCTACCTCAACATCACCCTCTTCGGTGGCAGCGTGTACGGCGTCGAGAGTGCGTCGAACTACTACTTCAACACCTCGGCGGCGAACCTGACCCTCTCCCAGTCGGCGAGCCTCATCGCGATCGTGAACAACCCGGAGAAGTTCCGCCTCGACCAGCCCGACAGCGAGACCAACGGCGCAGCGAACGGGTACGCCGACAACAAGCAGCGCCGGGACTACATCCTGACGGAGATGCTCAAGTACAAGAAGGTGTCCCAGGAGGACTACGACGCGGCCATCGCAAGCCCGATCGAACCCACCATCACCGAGCCGAGCACCGGATGCCAGACCGCCGGTGGCAGCGCCTTCTTCTGCGACTACGTCACCCACGTGCTCAAGAGCGATCCCACGTTCGGCGAAGACGAAGACACCCGCATGATCAACTTCCGACGCGGTGGCTACGACATCTACACGACCCTGGACATCGACCTGCAGCGAACCGCCGAGAACACGATCGCCGAGAACGTGCCGCAGACCTTCGACGGCTGGGACGTCGGGGCCGTGGCCACCAGCGTGCAGGTCGGCACCGGTCGCGTGCTGGCGATGGCGCAGAACAAGGTCTACAGCCAGGATCCGGAGGTCCAGGCGACCGGCGGCCAGTACACCGGCATCAACTACAACACCGACGAAGACCAGGGCGGCTCGCTGGGCTTCCAGCCCGGCTCGACGTACAAGGTCTTCACCCTCGCGGAATGGCTGAAAGAGGGCCATGCGCTCAGCGAGCGCGTTGACTCGGCGCGCAAGTCCGACTGGGGCACCTTCCAGGACTACTGCAGCGGGCCGCAGACGTTCCCCGGCTACAACCCGAAGAACGACGCCAACGAGGCCGGCACCAACTACAGCGCCTTGCAGTCGACCATCAACTCGATCAACACGGGCTTCCTCGGCATGGCCAAGAAGCTCGACCTCTGCAAGATCCGTGACACCGCCGAGTCCTTCGGCGTGCACCGTGCGGATGGCGCGGAACTCGAGAAGGGGGCCTCCTCGGTGCTCGGCACCAACGAGGTGGCTCCGCTGAGCATGGCGGTGGCCTTCGCCGGCATCGCCAACAGCGGCACCACCTGCTCCGCCGTGGTCATCGACCGCATCGTCGGTCCGGACGACGCCGAGATCGCGCCGCCCGCATCCACCTGCTCCCAGTCCGTTGAACCGTCCGTAGCCGCCGGCATGGCCTATGCCATGAAGCGGGTACTCACCGAGGGTTCCGCGACCCAGTCCTACGGAGCCACGTCTCCTCGGGTGCCGATGATCGGCAAGACCGGAACCACCGACGGCGCCAAAGACACGTGGATGAGCGGTGCGAGCACCAAGGTCGCCACCGTCGTCGGCGTGGTCAGTGTCACCGGTGACGCCAACCAGCGCGCCAGCAGGTACTCCTTCGACAGCGGATCCGCGGCCACGGCCCGGCACCGCATGTGGCCGGACATCATGAGCGTCGCCAACGCCAAGTACGGCGGAGACGAATTCGCTGAAGCGTCCACCAATGTCATCCAGGGCGCCCAGGTGGCTGTGCCCGACGTGCGCGGCCGCTCGATGGACGACGCCCGCACGGCCCTCGAGGGTGCCGGCTTCGACTTCCTCGACGGCGGCGTGACCGACTCCGAGCTGCCCGCCGGCACAGTGGCCCGCACTGACCCGGCAGCCGGGGCCACCGCGAGCAACGGCGCCACGGTCACGGTGTACTCCAGCAACGGCGCACAGGTCCTGCTGCCGGATGTCGTGGGTCAGACCCTCGATCAAGCCAAGACCACCCTCGCCGGCTTCGGTCTCGCGAGCTCCGACCAGGCTGTGACCGACCCGAACCAGAACAACAAGGTGCTGTCGATGAGCCCGGCCGCCGGCACCCCGGTGACCAAGGGTGGAACGGTCACCGTCGTGGTCGGCAAGATGGGGGCTGCCGGTTGAGCGCGGTACGCACGATCACCGCCTCGGCCGCCGCGGTAGCGGCGGCCGGACTGGCCGCCTTCGCCTGGGGCTCGCTCGTCGAACGACGACGCTTCACCCTGCGGGAGGTCACGGTTCCCGTGCTCGCACCCGGCTCCGACCCGATCCGGGTGTTGCACCTCTCCGACCTGCACATGGCGCCGTGGCAGCGCGACAAGCAGGACTGGGTGCGCGGGCTCGCCGCCCTCAAACCTGACCTGGTCGTCAACACCGGTGACAACCTGGGCCACGAAGACGGCATCGCCGGCGTGGAGTACGCACTGGAGCCGTTCGCGGGCATCCCGGGCATCTTCGTCAACGGCTCGAACGACTTCTTCGGCCCGCAGCCGAAGAACCCGCTCAAGTACTTCGGCGGTCCGTCGATGCTGCGTTCCCGCCACATCGAGCTCGACACCGACGACCTGCACCGGGTCTTCGCCGAGCTCGGCTGGATCGACCTGAACAACGCTGCGGATGCGCTCGACATCAACGGCACCCACCTGGAGTTCTTCGGTGTCGATGATCCGCACATCCGCCGGGACCGCCTCGACCTCATCACCGGCGCCATCGACGAGCTGCGCGGCAACGACCCGCTCACCGAGGAGACCTGGCCGGACCCTGAGCAGCCCGCCGGCCCGCGCTCAACGCTGACCGTTGGTGTGGTGCACGCGCCTTACCAGCGGGTGCTCAACTCGTTCGTGAA
This is a stretch of genomic DNA from Cryobacterium soli. It encodes these proteins:
- the acs gene encoding acetate--CoA ligase, with product MSVQIDHLLHESRRFPPSPEFAAQSVATEALYADAAADRLGFWADQARELVHWHKPFTRTLDWTNPPFAKWFDDGELNVAYNCLDRHVLAGNGDRVALHWEGEPGDSRSITYAQLTDEVKRAANVLLGLGVRAGDRVAIYLPMIPEAVVAMLAVARIGAVHSVIFGGFSAESLRSRIDDAEAVVVITADGGYRKGRATPLKPAVDAALASGDSSVHTVLVVNRTGGDVEWNDRDTWWHEQLAAVSAEHEAQPFPAENPLFILYTSGTTGKPKGILHTTGGYLTQVAFTHKNVFDLKPEKDVFWCTADVGWITGHSYVVYGPLANGATQVLYEGTPDTPHPGRWWEIIEKYQVSILYTAPTAIRTFMKIGRQEPQKFDLTSLRLLGSVGEPINPEAWMWYREVIGNQLTPVVDTWWQTETGAIMISALPGITETKPGAAQVAIPGISIDVIGEDGHHVGHGNGGLLVVTEPWPSMLRGIWGDPERFIETYWEKFQDAPNGPLYFAGDGARLDRDGDIWLLGRVDDVMNVSGHRLSTAEIESSLVAHATVAEAAVVGAHDETTGQAVVAFVIIKYSQTDAASHADISAVLRAHVTLQIGAIARPREIFIVNELPKTRSGKIMRRLLRDVAEGREIGDTTTLADTSIMQIITDSMR
- a CDS encoding acyltransferase family protein, coding for MSAAEPRTRLVALDALRGVAAVVVLVHHVSMTAPSVSAAYSSSANVAIFSTGWWATLSPLKILFAGPEFVLVFFVLSGFVLVLSPLRRWPWTPRSGPGTASGRGADTEPVLGAAPAHGYDWLAYYPRRIIRLSIPVIVSVALAAIWITLVPRTVTGSEGAWMAKQGSPDLGIGNLLREASIVGFTGRPDVNPPLWSLAWEMWFSLLLPVGVILAVATRRWTLAWVAVMLGVSTAGYLLGAEPLMYLPAFGLGALIAANLSTLQARSARLLERPGGTLVWGLIAVSGPVLLIAYWLARPLLSEPWNSLALALRVPGAVLIVATVALWPPVQRLLSGRLLRWLGAISFSLYLVHFPVVVTFAQLFGPEHWWWGALISVPLSLVLAQLMYRWVELPAQALATRAGAAFSAGHPRPEAATASENPATR
- a CDS encoding metallophosphoesterase produces the protein MSAVRTITASAAAVAAAGLAAFAWGSLVERRRFTLREVTVPVLAPGSDPIRVLHLSDLHMAPWQRDKQDWVRGLAALKPDLVVNTGDNLGHEDGIAGVEYALEPFAGIPGIFVNGSNDFFGPQPKNPLKYFGGPSMLRSRHIELDTDDLHRVFAELGWIDLNNAADALDINGTHLEFFGVDDPHIRRDRLDLITGAIDELRGNDPLTEETWPDPEQPAGPRSTLTVGVVHAPYQRVLNSFVNHGAQLILAGHTHGGQVCVPKFGALVTNCDIPRRQVKGLSLWNVGLRTSYLNVSAGLGTSIYAPVRFACPPEATLLTLTAA
- a CDS encoding transglycosylase domain-containing protein — encoded protein: MSAKKRTVSGALGGLLGFIGMSAVAGVLVTVAVTPALALSGMTANNTINAFENLPDYLKVDQLAQKSTIYAVQSDGTPLALASFYDQNRVEVPLESMSQFVQDAAVSGEDPRFYEHGGVDLQGTIRGALSTVTGGGTQGGSSITQQYVKNVLVQKCEVLNDQAELDACYNEATETSPERKLKEMRLAIGVEKTYSKAEILQGYLNITLFGGSVYGVESASNYYFNTSAANLTLSQSASLIAIVNNPEKFRLDQPDSETNGAANGYADNKQRRDYILTEMLKYKKVSQEDYDAAIASPIEPTITEPSTGCQTAGGSAFFCDYVTHVLKSDPTFGEDEDTRMINFRRGGYDIYTTLDIDLQRTAENTIAENVPQTFDGWDVGAVATSVQVGTGRVLAMAQNKVYSQDPEVQATGGQYTGINYNTDEDQGGSLGFQPGSTYKVFTLAEWLKEGHALSERVDSARKSDWGTFQDYCSGPQTFPGYNPKNDANEAGTNYSALQSTINSINTGFLGMAKKLDLCKIRDTAESFGVHRADGAELEKGASSVLGTNEVAPLSMAVAFAGIANSGTTCSAVVIDRIVGPDDAEIAPPASTCSQSVEPSVAAGMAYAMKRVLTEGSATQSYGATSPRVPMIGKTGTTDGAKDTWMSGASTKVATVVGVVSVTGDANQRASRYSFDSGSAATARHRMWPDIMSVANAKYGGDEFAEASTNVIQGAQVAVPDVRGRSMDDARTALEGAGFDFLDGGVTDSELPAGTVARTDPAAGATASNGATVTVYSSNGAQVLLPDVVGQTLDQAKTTLAGFGLASSDQAVTDPNQNNKVLSMSPAAGTPVTKGGTVTVVVGKMGAAG
- a CDS encoding RidA family protein → MSQVEARLAELGIELPSVVPPVASYVPAVVSGSLVFTSGQLPMVSGALPATGKVGDGHGLVPAADAKEYARQCALNALAAIQSVIGSLDRITQVVKVTGFVASAPDFTGQPGVVNGASDVLGEIFGTIGVHSRSAVGVAVLPLDSPVEVELIVSFA